The following coding sequences lie in one Scatophagus argus isolate fScaArg1 chromosome 9, fScaArg1.pri, whole genome shotgun sequence genomic window:
- the hacl1 gene encoding 2-hydroxyacyl-CoA lyase 1, producing the protein MDEVTGAQLIAESLKTQRVEYMFGIVGVPVIEVAMAAQAAGIKYVGMRNEQAACYAASAIGYLTGRPGACLVVSGPGLIHALGGMANANVNCWPVVVIGGSSDRNQETAGAFQEFPQVEASRLYSKFSARPSSLEAIPSVVEKAVRTSMYGRPGACYVDIAGDMVNAKVDRSKVRVVSCCPSPPVSFADRGAVTEAVSVLKAAKRPLIIIGKGAAYGRAETALRQFVEMSGLPFLPTPMGKGVLPDDHPNCVAAARSRALLQADVVLLLGARLNWILHFGLPPRFDPNVKIIQVDLCAEEMGNNVRPAVALLGDINAAMTQLLECVHKDGWKYRSDTEWWKTLKDKVAANAKISKTLALQSTVPMNYYTVFHHISQLLPHDCIIVSEGANTMDIGRTMLNNYLPRHRLDAGTFGTMGVGLGFAIAAAAVERSENAKGQRIVCVEGDSAFGFSGMEVETMCRYNLPVVIIVINNNGIYSGVDPDTWKEMAKIGDLASIAPPVALLPEARYDEVMTAFGGRGFLVRTVEELRSALQLSLSDWERPSLLNVLIDPSSDRKQQEFPWLTRSNL; encoded by the exons ATGGACGAAGTGACGGGTGCTCAACTGATTGCCGAGTCCCTGAAGACTCAG AGAGTGGAATACATGTTTGGGATAGTTGGCGTTCCTGTCATTGAGGTGGCGATGGCTGCTCAGGCTGCTGGGATCAAATACGTGGGAATGCGTAACGAACAAGCG GCATGTTATGCGGCATCAGCCATTGGATACCTCACTGGGAG ACCAGGTGCCTGCCTGGTGGTGTCTGGACCTGGACTAATTCATGCCCTGGGTGGAATGGCAAACGCTAATGTTAACTGCTG GCCAGTGGTTGTTATTGGAGGGTCCTCGGACCGAAACCAGGAAACAGCGGGAGCCTTTCAGGAGTTTCCGCAG GTGGAAGCAAGTCGCCTTTATAGCAAGTTCTCTGCTAGACCCAGCAGTCTGGAAGCCATCCCCTCAGTGGTAGAGAAG GCAGTTCGAACAAGCATGTATGGGCGTCCAGGTGCTTGTTATGTGGATATTGCAGGGGACATGGTCAATGCTAAAGTGGACAGGAGCAAAGTCag AGTTGTGTCCTGCTGTCCATCTCCACCGGTTAGTTTCGCCGACCGCGGGGCAGTCACTGAAGCAGTCTCTGTTTTGAAAGCAGCTAAAAGACCCTTAATCATCATTGGCAAAG GAGCAGCCTACGGCCGAGCAGAAACCGCTTTGAGGCAGTTTGTGGAGATGAGCGGTCTGCCGTTTCTGCCCACCCCCATGGGGAAGGGGGTCCTTCCTGATGATCATCCCAACTGTGTGGCTGCTGCACGCTCAAG AGCTCTTCTCCAGGCTGATGTTGTGCTTCTGCTCGGAGCCAGGCTGAATTGGATCCTGCATTTTGGTCTGCCACCCAGATTTGACCCCAATGTCAAAATCATTCAG GTTGACCTTTGTGCGGAGGAGATGGGGAACAATGTGAGGCCGGCTGTTGCTCTGCTAGGAGACATCAATGCTGCTATGACTCAG cTCCTGGAGTGTGTGCATAAAGACGGCTGGAAATATCGCTCTGATACAGAGTGGTGGAAAACACTGAAGGACAAAGTTGCTGCTAACGCGAAAATATCAAAG ACGCTCGCTCTTCAGTCCACAGTGCCCATGAACTACTACACGGTGTTTCATCACATTTCCCAGCTGCTGCCACATGACTGCATCATTGTAAGCGAGGGTGCAAATACTATGGACATAGGACGCACTATGCTGAACAACTACCTACCTCGACACAG GTTAGATGCTGGTACGTTTGGAACAATGGGAGTAGGCCTTGGTTTTGCAatagcagcagctgctgtggagaGAAGCGAGAATGCTAAAGGCCAAAGGATAGTCTGTGTGGAGGGAGACAGTGCCTTTGGATTTTCAGGCATGGAGGTTGAAACCATGTGCAG GTATAATCTACCTGTTGTCATCATAGTGATCAATAACAATGGTATTTACAGTGGAGTGGATCCTGATACGTGGAAAGAAATGGCAAAAATAGGAGATCTGGCTTCTAT AGCCCCACCTGTGGCCCTCCTACCTGAGGCACGCTATGATGAGGTCATGACAGCGTTTGGAGGTCGAGGGTTCCTGGTGAGGACCGTGGAGGAGCTGCGCAGTGCTTTACAGCTTAGCTTAAGTGATTGGGAGCGACCAAGTCTGCTTAATGTGCTTATTGATCCCtcctctgacagaaaacaacag gAATTCCCTTGGCTCACACGCTCCAACTTATAG